A stretch of Desulfovulcanus ferrireducens DNA encodes these proteins:
- a CDS encoding methyltransferase domain-containing protein, which produces MQKQIQKYFDQAKDTYKQEARIQKIVAKECLELLNRNDFGWILEIGAGGGLLTEAAKSRLKSRYYVAVDLSLAMLKGIQERDVVQIQADGERLPFKPGSFDLLLSSSTMQWYQKGVQSIAENLTYLKKNGQFALAFFVRGTFKELAYASEVTGFGSVYPLAQAKTYIDFFSRLNINFDTCKKTYTIYYPSVRDFLQSHKKTGARYTRQKKALSKKRYLDFCKIYTRTFGEEGKIPVTYVVLYLWGGV; this is translated from the coding sequence ATGCAAAAACAGATACAAAAATATTTTGATCAGGCAAAAGATACTTACAAACAAGAGGCCCGTATACAAAAAATAGTGGCCAAGGAGTGTCTTGAATTACTTAACAGGAACGACTTTGGCTGGATCCTGGAGATCGGTGCTGGCGGAGGTCTCTTAACAGAGGCGGCCAAAAGCAGGTTAAAAAGTAGGTATTACGTAGCAGTTGACCTTTCCCTGGCCATGCTAAAAGGCATTCAGGAAAGAGATGTTGTCCAGATCCAGGCAGATGGAGAAAGGCTGCCGTTTAAGCCTGGATCGTTCGACCTCCTTTTGAGTTCATCTACCATGCAATGGTACCAAAAAGGCGTACAAAGTATCGCTGAAAATCTTACTTATTTAAAAAAAAACGGCCAATTTGCCCTGGCCTTTTTTGTCCGGGGAACATTTAAGGAGCTAGCCTATGCCAGTGAGGTTACTGGATTTGGCTCGGTTTATCCCCTTGCCCAGGCCAAAACATATATAGATTTTTTTTCTCGCCTGAACATTAACTTTGACACCTGTAAAAAGACCTACACCATTTACTATCCATCGGTCAGGGACTTTTTGCAAAGCCATAAAAAGACCGGGGCCAGATACACCCGGCAAAAAAAGGCTTTAAGCAAAAAAAGATATCTGGATTTTTGTAAAATCTATACGAGGACTTTTGGAGAAGAAGGCAAAATCCCAGTAACCTATGTGGTTTTGTATTTGTGGGGAGGGGTCTAG
- the csm6 gene encoding CRISPR-associated ring nuclease Csm6 — MRKILLCLCGLTPQVITETIYALAELQKPAFIPDEVHVITTGTGKMLIMEKLLHPEQGRFYALCREYGLGNIHFHESTVHVVSRNGEEVLDLRDELENNITADFILNIVRKLCSDPGSQVHASLAGGRKTMSFYLGMAMQFYARPQDELSHVLVNPPFENHPDFFYPPKTPKDYTAYDRSTGRLYSVNSRKAKIVLARIPFVRLRERLTEMDTSPVSFTRKVESAQESIAGQELPLLLMDIASLEVEFNGRKTKLTPVEAAIYTQLIKIKKRCKKRARCKHCFECYINPYDLSVEEILAFLRERWGTFSPRLDSIQKRLESRLDLRDWFLQNRSRVNRKIRAIDPEERALIKAVGSYGNRVYGIGIERERIALNG, encoded by the coding sequence ATGCGCAAAATACTCCTTTGCCTTTGCGGTTTGACCCCGCAGGTTATTACCGAGACCATTTATGCCCTTGCAGAACTGCAAAAACCGGCTTTTATCCCTGATGAAGTCCATGTTATCACTACAGGCACAGGCAAGATGCTAATCATGGAAAAGCTTTTGCATCCTGAACAGGGACGCTTTTATGCTTTGTGCCGCGAGTATGGGCTGGGTAATATTCATTTTCATGAGTCCACAGTGCATGTTGTTAGTAGGAACGGAGAAGAGGTTCTTGATCTCAGGGATGAACTTGAAAATAACATTACAGCGGATTTTATTCTCAATATAGTGCGTAAGCTTTGCTCTGATCCAGGCAGCCAGGTGCATGCTTCGCTGGCCGGGGGGAGGAAAACCATGAGTTTTTATCTGGGTATGGCCATGCAGTTTTATGCGCGGCCCCAGGATGAACTTTCTCATGTTCTGGTCAACCCGCCCTTTGAAAATCATCCAGATTTTTTTTATCCGCCTAAAACGCCCAAGGACTATACTGCCTATGACAGGTCAACCGGCAGACTTTATTCCGTAAACAGCCGCAAAGCAAAAATTGTTTTGGCCAGGATTCCATTTGTCAGGCTACGTGAGCGTCTTACGGAGATGGATACATCTCCTGTTTCTTTTACGAGAAAAGTAGAGTCTGCCCAGGAGAGCATTGCAGGGCAGGAATTGCCCTTGCTGTTGATGGACATCGCATCACTGGAGGTGGAATTCAATGGCCGGAAAACCAAGCTTACGCCTGTGGAGGCAGCCATTTATACGCAGCTTATCAAGATCAAAAAAAGATGCAAAAAAAGAGCGCGCTGCAAGCATTGTTTTGAATGCTATATAAATCCCTATGATTTGTCCGTGGAAGAAATTTTGGCTTTCTTGCGCGAGAGATGGGGAACCTTTTCACCCCGGCTGGACTCGATTCAGAAGCGACTGGAATCCAGGCTTGACCTGCGTGACTGGTTTTTGCAGAACCGCTCTAGGGTTAATCGAAAAATTAGGGCCATAGATCCGGAAGAGAGAGCTTTGATCAAGGCGGTTGGGTCTTATGGAAACAGGGTATATGGCATCGGAATAGAAAGGGAAAGGATAGCGCTGAATGGATAG
- the cas2 gene encoding CRISPR-associated endonuclease Cas2, with the protein MFVVVTYDIADPKRLNRVHRLLKDYGVPVQYSVFECDLDWGKIDEMLLRLKAEMDMDEDALLVYPVCQECRRKVQICGQGEIWVDRDWWIY; encoded by the coding sequence ATGTTTGTGGTAGTAACTTATGATATTGCTGATCCCAAGCGGTTAAACCGGGTGCATAGGTTGCTCAAGGACTATGGCGTGCCAGTGCAATACTCGGTTTTTGAGTGTGATCTTGATTGGGGAAAAATTGATGAGATGTTGTTGCGATTAAAGGCTGAAATGGACATGGATGAAGATGCCCTGCTGGTTTATCCTGTTTGTCAGGAGTGCCGCAGAAAAGTGCAGATTTGCGGACAGGGCGAGATTTGGGTGGACAGAGATTGGTGGATTTACTGA
- the bioB gene encoding biotin synthase BioB, whose protein sequence is MDSMRKLFLDLAEKAIHQDLSVGELESIARVKDEHVFALMAGADLIREHFFGRGIHLCTICNAKSGRCSEDCHFCAQSAHFETDVPSYPLKDSQELISLGQSLAETEVHRYSLVTSGKGLSATEIDHICDVFNELKGKNIHLCASLGIIHKDDLTRLKQAGLSRYHHNLETAESFFPSICTTHEYAQRIQTIKQAKEAGLSVCSGGIFGLGESDAQVVELAKTLKSLDVDAVPVNFLVPIPGTPLENKSYLTPLRCLKIISILRYVLPDKEIIICGGRVQNLKELHPMVFFAGASGIMTGNYLTTTGRTLEEDLQLLENLGFSPRANIG, encoded by the coding sequence ATGGATAGTATGCGTAAACTTTTTTTAGATTTGGCTGAGAAAGCCATCCACCAGGACTTATCTGTCGGGGAGTTGGAGAGTATTGCCCGGGTTAAAGACGAACATGTTTTTGCTTTAATGGCCGGGGCAGACCTTATCCGGGAACACTTTTTTGGCCGGGGGATTCATCTGTGCACGATCTGCAATGCCAAGTCCGGGCGTTGTTCTGAAGATTGTCACTTTTGTGCCCAATCAGCTCACTTTGAAACCGATGTTCCTAGTTACCCATTAAAAGACAGCCAGGAATTAATCTCTTTGGGTCAATCCTTAGCAGAAACAGAAGTGCACAGATACTCTCTTGTTACCTCGGGTAAAGGTTTGTCTGCCACGGAAATTGATCATATCTGTGACGTATTTAATGAGTTAAAAGGTAAAAATATCCATCTTTGTGCCTCGCTGGGAATTATTCATAAGGATGACCTGACAAGGCTTAAACAGGCAGGACTTTCCAGGTACCACCACAATTTGGAAACAGCAGAAAGTTTTTTCCCGAGTATTTGTACCACCCACGAGTATGCTCAGCGCATTCAGACTATAAAGCAGGCCAAAGAAGCAGGGTTGTCAGTATGCTCGGGCGGGATTTTTGGCCTCGGAGAAAGTGATGCCCAGGTAGTTGAACTTGCAAAGACACTCAAAAGCCTTGATGTAGATGCAGTACCCGTAAATTTCCTGGTCCCGATTCCTGGCACGCCCCTGGAAAACAAGAGTTATCTCACTCCCTTAAGGTGTTTAAAGATCATCAGTATCCTGCGTTACGTTTTGCCGGACAAGGAAATAATTATTTGTGGCGGACGGGTGCAGAATCTAAAGGAGCTTCATCCCATGGTCTTTTTTGCAGGAGCAAGTGGGATCATGACCGGGAACTATCTGACCACTACAGGAAGAACATTAGAAGAAGATCTTCAACTTTTAGAAAATCTTGGTTTTTCACCGCGCGCAAACATCGGTTGA
- the bioF gene encoding 8-amino-7-oxononanoate synthase produces the protein MDNKQINKQLCSSLNDLKKQNLLRSIPDIDHGADLYLDFKGKRLLNLASNNYLGLSQTEVLKKAACEATKHWGTSAAASRLVTGNFSLYCELEDAVARFKTQEKALVIGSGYMANLCLVTSLTQRKTIIFSDRLNHASIIDGIILSRAKHIRYRHNDIEHLHYLLKKHASSTQKILITDTIFSMDGDLARLEEIVSLAKKFNVIIVVDEAHATGVFGKGRGLAHALGLEKEIDIHMGTFSKALGSYGAYLAGAKEWIDWITTTGRPFIYSTALPPGVIGANLAAIDLVSQNPKQGQKLLDMGKYLRTELDRLGFDLGDSGSQIIPVILGDIETTLKAKEFLLTKGLYVAAIRPPTVPQNTSRLRLSLRIDLKKEHLQQIVRSFEELKKQL, from the coding sequence GTGGACAATAAACAGATAAACAAACAACTTTGCTCTTCCCTTAACGACCTAAAAAAGCAAAATCTGCTGCGGTCTATTCCTGATATAGATCATGGCGCGGACCTATATCTTGATTTTAAGGGAAAAAGGTTACTCAACCTGGCCTCTAATAATTACCTGGGCCTGAGTCAGACAGAAGTATTAAAGAAAGCAGCGTGCGAGGCCACCAAACACTGGGGTACTTCCGCGGCGGCTTCACGTCTGGTCACTGGAAATTTTTCCCTGTACTGCGAACTGGAAGATGCTGTTGCCAGGTTTAAAACACAGGAAAAAGCCCTGGTCATAGGCTCCGGGTACATGGCTAATTTGTGCCTTGTAACCAGCTTGACTCAAAGAAAAACTATTATCTTTTCAGACCGCTTAAATCACGCCAGCATCATAGATGGAATTATTCTTTCCCGGGCCAAACATATCCGTTACCGGCATAATGATATCGAACACCTGCATTATTTATTAAAAAAACATGCTTCATCTACACAAAAAATTTTAATTACGGATACAATCTTCAGTATGGACGGAGACCTGGCCAGGCTGGAAGAGATTGTTTCCCTGGCCAAAAAATTTAATGTTATCATCGTGGTTGACGAAGCACACGCCACAGGAGTGTTTGGCAAGGGGCGAGGCCTGGCCCATGCCTTGGGCCTGGAAAAGGAAATAGACATACACATGGGCACATTCAGCAAGGCCCTGGGCTCGTATGGAGCATATCTGGCCGGCGCAAAAGAGTGGATAGATTGGATAACGACCACGGGCAGGCCCTTTATTTATTCAACTGCCTTGCCCCCAGGTGTAATCGGAGCCAACCTTGCAGCCATAGACCTGGTCAGTCAAAACCCGAAGCAGGGTCAGAAACTACTGGATATGGGCAAGTATTTGCGCACTGAGCTTGATCGGCTGGGTTTTGATCTGGGCGACTCCGGGTCCCAGATTATCCCTGTTATCCTGGGTGATATCGAGACAACACTTAAGGCGAAAGAATTTTTATTGACAAAAGGCCTTTATGTAGCAGCAATTCGCCCTCCCACTGTGCCCCAAAATACTTCCCGACTGCGGCTATCCCTGCGCATTGATCTTAAAAAAGAACACTTGCAGCAAATTGTGCGGAGCTTTGAGGAACTCAAAAAACAGTTGTGA
- the cas1 gene encoding CRISPR-associated endonuclease Cas1, with translation MSVVYITKPGVKVHLEAKHLVARGENFQQTIYTFNLERLILVGKVEITYAALSHLLRNNTSVIFLTRQGNYLGSLNGSDPKNVFLRVCQYEKLQDKEFKLKTARSIVAGKIRNMRTLAMRMGRTLRSEECSGIAQNLSRFYTLVQSAESVESLRGLEGQATKIYFQALRLGFAKELEFKKRTRRPPTDPVNACLSFGYTILMNVVLGAICAVGLDPALGNLHELSYGRVSLALDLMEEFRTPIVDMTVLACFNLGILKKDDFWRDEPEVAEDDCESGKWVEQVDMLAPEESTQEQARALEKGGAEGPGEEDAGVVGVFLKKEPKKRFLNRLEKRLSMLLHYPRLDKKLTLRQVIERQAEHYASYVRGECSQYEPIAPR, from the coding sequence ATGTCTGTTGTCTATATAACAAAGCCGGGCGTAAAGGTGCACCTGGAAGCCAAGCACCTAGTGGCGAGGGGTGAAAATTTTCAACAAACCATTTACACCTTTAACCTGGAGCGTCTTATTCTGGTTGGCAAGGTTGAAATCACCTATGCTGCTTTATCTCATCTTTTACGTAACAACACTTCTGTTATCTTCCTCACCAGACAGGGCAACTATCTTGGTTCTTTAAATGGCTCTGATCCGAAAAATGTTTTCCTGCGCGTGTGTCAGTACGAAAAATTGCAGGACAAAGAGTTTAAACTCAAAACAGCGCGTTCCATAGTGGCCGGCAAGATTAGGAACATGCGCACATTGGCTATGCGCATGGGCAGGACTTTGCGTTCGGAAGAGTGCTCCGGCATTGCACAGAATTTGTCTCGTTTTTACACTCTTGTTCAATCTGCTGAAAGTGTGGAATCTTTAAGGGGGCTGGAAGGTCAGGCCACGAAAATTTATTTTCAGGCCCTGCGTCTGGGTTTTGCAAAAGAACTGGAATTTAAGAAGCGCACCAGGCGACCGCCAACTGATCCGGTCAATGCCTGTTTATCGTTTGGTTATACTATTTTGATGAATGTTGTGCTTGGAGCTATTTGTGCGGTGGGGCTTGATCCCGCCCTGGGCAATTTGCATGAATTAAGTTATGGTCGTGTGTCCCTGGCCCTGGATTTAATGGAAGAGTTTCGCACGCCCATTGTGGATATGACAGTGCTGGCCTGTTTTAATTTGGGTATTTTAAAAAAAGACGATTTCTGGCGCGATGAGCCAGAAGTAGCAGAAGATGACTGTGAAAGTGGAAAATGGGTAGAGCAGGTGGATATGCTGGCACCGGAGGAGAGTACACAGGAGCAGGCCCGTGCATTGGAGAAAGGAGGGGCAGAAGGGCCTGGGGAGGAGGATGCTGGAGTTGTTGGTGTTTTTTTAAAGAAAGAACCAAAGAAGCGTTTTTTAAACCGTCTGGAAAAGCGCTTGAGCATGCTTTTACATTATCCCAGGTTAGATAAAAAATTAACCTTGCGCCAGGTGATTGAGCGGCAGGCAGAGCATTATGCTTCCTATGTACGGGGTGAGTGTAGTCAATATGAGCCTATTGCGCCCAGGTAG
- the qrcA gene encoding menaquinone reductase multiheme cytochrome c subunit QrcA, with protein sequence MEGKKVAKTKSCAVLPFVTFIVGFVGALVLGWWGFPKVLYSEKAQPIRFSHKVHVEDQAMDCEQCHSYREDGSYAGLPTTEQCAECHMEVMGEDPDEAKFVEEYVNEEKEVPWLVYQKQPDNVYFSHIAHQDFDCTECHLDVANTDTPPVFYENKLSGYSKHTMKMWQCERCHAQNGASNACYICHK encoded by the coding sequence ATGGAGGGAAAAAAAGTGGCAAAAACAAAGAGTTGCGCAGTGCTCCCTTTTGTAACCTTTATTGTTGGTTTTGTGGGTGCGCTCGTCCTCGGTTGGTGGGGATTCCCCAAGGTGCTGTATAGTGAAAAGGCTCAGCCCATCCGGTTCAGTCACAAGGTTCATGTGGAGGACCAGGCCATGGACTGCGAGCAATGTCATTCTTACAGGGAAGACGGCTCGTACGCTGGTCTGCCCACGACTGAACAGTGTGCTGAGTGTCACATGGAAGTGATGGGTGAAGATCCTGATGAGGCAAAATTTGTGGAAGAGTATGTCAACGAAGAAAAGGAAGTGCCTTGGCTGGTTTATCAGAAACAGCCAGACAATGTTTACTTCTCCCATATTGCTCACCAGGATTTTGATTGTACCGAATGTCACCTGGATGTGGCTAACACTGATACACCGCCTGTCTTTTATGAAAACAAGCTGAGCGGATACAGTAAGCATACAATGAAGATGTGGCAATGTGAGAGATGCCATGCCCAAAATGGCGCCAGTAATGCCTGTTATATTTGTCATAAATAA
- the rfbC gene encoding dTDP-4-dehydrorhamnose 3,5-epimerase, whose product MRFISTEFPGLFIIEPRVFEDHRGYFMESFSQVAFEQQGLNYNFIQDNHALSRAKGVLRGLHFQIPPFAQTKLVRVTRGAVLDVVVDLRQGSPTYARWFKIELSARNFKQLLIPKGFAHGYMTLEENTEFQYKVDAPYAPEHDRGIYYADPDLNITWPTDNPILSEKDKHLPLFREFDNPFVYEG is encoded by the coding sequence ATGCGATTTATCTCTACTGAGTTTCCTGGTTTATTTATTATTGAACCCCGGGTGTTTGAGGATCATCGTGGGTACTTTATGGAGTCCTTTAGCCAGGTTGCCTTTGAACAGCAGGGGCTCAATTACAATTTTATCCAGGACAATCATGCCCTTTCAAGAGCCAAAGGGGTCTTACGCGGGCTTCATTTTCAGATCCCTCCCTTTGCCCAAACCAAGTTGGTCAGGGTGACCAGAGGAGCCGTACTAGATGTGGTCGTAGACTTGCGTCAAGGCTCACCTACCTACGCCAGGTGGTTCAAGATAGAACTTTCGGCTCGAAATTTCAAACAATTATTGATCCCCAAAGGATTTGCTCATGGGTATATGACATTGGAGGAAAATACAGAATTTCAGTACAAGGTTGATGCACCTTATGCCCCTGAGCATGACCGCGGTATATACTATGCAGATCCTGATTTGAATATCACCTGGCCGACAGATAATCCTATTCTTTCGGAAAAAGACAAACATCTCCCTCTTTTTCGGGAATTTGACAATCCGTTTGTTTATGAAGGTTAA
- a CDS encoding alpha/beta fold hydrolase translates to MNSLTDSMFISGWAGYPFLYPRLSQNTRSLLPFVQDSPEKILNHVRNFKGSTIIAWSTGAHILLHQLSEIKNKNVFLLAPFLDFTSFTPRWVLDRMIQGIKEDVHKVVSKFWKKCGIKEQYIAPEEDIPSLIEGLEFLACSKIKFEISELKSKVLIIHGQEDKIVPLSATKQLSSLLPEAELIVVPSGHYIPEETIKQLVYAKTDTKIF, encoded by the coding sequence ATGAACTCATTAACAGACTCAATGTTTATCTCCGGTTGGGCTGGGTATCCGTTTCTTTATCCCCGCTTGAGCCAGAACACCCGGTCTTTGCTGCCCTTTGTCCAGGATAGTCCGGAAAAGATACTTAATCATGTCCGGAATTTTAAAGGTTCAACCATTATTGCCTGGTCCACTGGCGCACATATCTTACTCCACCAGCTTAGTGAAATTAAAAATAAAAACGTATTCCTGCTGGCCCCTTTTTTAGACTTTACTTCTTTCACTCCCAGATGGGTTTTAGACAGGATGATCCAGGGTATAAAAGAAGACGTGCACAAGGTGGTGAGCAAATTCTGGAAAAAATGCGGCATTAAAGAACAATATATAGCGCCAGAAGAGGATATACCAAGTCTAATCGAAGGACTTGAATTTCTGGCTTGTTCAAAAATTAAATTTGAAATCTCTGAGTTGAAATCTAAGGTCCTCATTATCCATGGCCAGGAGGATAAAATTGTTCCTTTAAGTGCAACTAAACAACTAAGCTCTCTTCTACCAGAGGCAGAACTTATTGTTGTCCCCTCCGGGCATTATATTCCTGAAGAAACAATAAAGCAGCTTGTTTATGCAAAAACAGATACAAAAATATTTTGA
- a CDS encoding mannose-1-phosphate guanylyltransferase/mannose-6-phosphate isomerase yields MENVFAIVLAGGSGTRLWPLSRTLLPKQLLSINGNLSLLQQTISRILRLLPPEKIFVVTNEEHVFEVRSQLKELSPDLDAQVLSEPVGRNTLPAILLGLDKIIDLEKEPIIGVFPSDHQIQDEKTWTDDMHMAASLAQDGWFVTFGIKPYKPETGYGYIAIGEEIKEGAFKVKAFVEKPDLPTAQEYLKQGTYYWNSGMFMFPGQNFIQAVETLQPELFKWWKNRKDKPLEQGYGRIPDISVDYGIMEKVDNAAVVPADFGWDDLGNWDALYRLGEKDENGCVISGDVLPLECKDSLLFSTGGKLAAIGLKDMIVVQTRDATLVCPKQEVQKVKNVVSILKEQESQLVEAHVTVNRPWGSYTVLEEGKFYKIKRIVVKPGAKLSLQMHYHRSEHWVVIKGTAEVVVGDKEILLCENQSVDIPKATRHRLANPGKVPVEIIEIQSGPYLEEDDIVRFEDVYGRHRARKKAEE; encoded by the coding sequence ATGGAAAACGTATTTGCTATTGTCCTGGCAGGCGGGTCGGGAACCAGGCTCTGGCCTCTGTCCCGGACTCTTTTGCCTAAACAGCTTTTGTCTATAAACGGGAATTTATCCCTGTTGCAGCAGACCATATCCAGGATTTTAAGGTTACTCCCACCGGAAAAGATTTTTGTAGTCACCAATGAGGAACATGTATTTGAGGTCAGAAGTCAACTTAAAGAGTTAAGTCCGGACCTGGATGCTCAGGTTTTAAGCGAGCCTGTAGGCAGAAATACTCTGCCGGCAATTTTACTTGGTCTGGATAAGATTATTGACTTGGAAAAAGAGCCAATCATTGGTGTCTTCCCATCTGACCATCAGATTCAGGATGAAAAGACCTGGACAGATGACATGCATATGGCCGCAAGCCTTGCCCAGGATGGCTGGTTTGTGACGTTTGGCATTAAGCCCTACAAGCCTGAAACAGGCTACGGTTATATAGCCATAGGAGAAGAAATCAAAGAAGGCGCGTTTAAAGTCAAGGCCTTTGTAGAAAAGCCAGATTTGCCCACTGCCCAAGAATATTTGAAGCAGGGTACATATTATTGGAACAGTGGCATGTTCATGTTTCCAGGGCAAAATTTTATTCAGGCTGTCGAGACTCTGCAACCCGAGCTGTTTAAGTGGTGGAAAAACAGAAAAGATAAGCCTCTGGAACAGGGATACGGCAGGATCCCCGATATTTCGGTGGACTATGGAATAATGGAAAAGGTGGATAATGCCGCGGTTGTCCCGGCTGATTTTGGTTGGGATGACTTGGGTAACTGGGATGCCCTGTACAGGCTGGGGGAGAAGGACGAGAACGGTTGTGTCATAAGTGGAGATGTCTTGCCTCTGGAGTGTAAAGATAGTCTTTTGTTTTCCACAGGTGGCAAACTTGCTGCCATAGGCCTCAAAGATATGATTGTTGTCCAGACCAGGGATGCCACTCTGGTGTGTCCCAAACAAGAGGTACAAAAAGTAAAAAATGTTGTTTCTATCCTGAAGGAGCAGGAGAGCCAACTGGTCGAGGCCCATGTGACTGTGAACAGGCCCTGGGGCAGCTATACGGTACTGGAGGAGGGTAAATTCTATAAGATTAAGCGTATCGTAGTTAAGCCAGGAGCTAAACTCAGTCTGCAAATGCATTACCACAGGAGTGAACACTGGGTAGTGATTAAAGGTACAGCAGAAGTAGTTGTCGGGGACAAAGAGATTTTACTTTGTGAAAATCAATCAGTGGATATTCCCAAAGCAACCAGGCATAGGTTGGCCAATCCGGGAAAAGTACCAGTAGAAATTATTGAAATCCAGAGCGGACCTTATCTGGAAGAAGATGATATTGTTCGCTTTGAGGATGTTTATGGGAGACACAGGGCAAGGAAAAAGGCTGAAGAGTAA
- the cas2 gene encoding CRISPR-associated endonuclease Cas2 — MWILVIYDICDEKRLNKVARLMESYGQRVQRSVFECELDKNALRRLQQQLARIINKDEDAVKFFRLCNRCWEKCVVLGQCARALPLKEIEII, encoded by the coding sequence ATGTGGATACTGGTGATTTACGATATTTGCGATGAAAAGCGTTTAAACAAGGTGGCCAGGCTGATGGAAAGCTATGGTCAGCGCGTGCAACGCTCTGTTTTTGAGTGTGAACTGGATAAAAACGCTTTGAGACGACTTCAGCAACAACTGGCCAGAATTATTAACAAGGATGAAGATGCAGTCAAATTTTTTCGGCTGTGTAACAGATGCTGGGAAAAATGTGTTGTCCTGGGACAGTGCGCGCGTGCTTTGCCTTTAAAAGAGATAGAGATTATTTGA